The sequence aatcttattctaaaaattTTAACTAATCTATAGCATattccctatttactataaggagctagagctatacctgcgtccgtagtCAGTCctctgatgacgactgccccagaacttgggcacctcttCGCTGCAACCTCAGAGCACATCGCTCACTactggaccaagcctaggaaggctcgAAATAACCTAGACTACACTAGAACCGAGAGAGAAGCTTTGAATTTGGTGTGCAAAATGTGATCCTCGgatgacctatttataggcggagatcggacgctccgattcTTGCATGTGCAACACGTCACTACATGaacagttcggacgctccgatccctacttcggaggctccgaactcctgCGTGTCCGTTCAACCTTGACACCTCACACTTGCATGCATGGCCTAACTGAGATCGGACTCTCTGATcctggttcggacgctccgatctgtcCGTAACCTCCGATCCTCTGATTCATGCCTCCGAAGGGTTCGGACTCTCCTATCCGAGTTCGAATGCTCTGAACTTCCCTTGGCCAAAATTCGGAAAACTGTCcaattaatttcaaattaagCCTTTAAACCTTGCTTAATCATTTTTactcaattaatcttgtaaaatagagtcgggctactacagatTTTGAATGTGCATTTTTCTCTGCTGCTCTTATCATTGTCATCGCATGTTTAGTTTATCAATGAATTCAACGGCAGATCCCAAcgtcttatttttatttgttatgTATTTCTTCTCTGTAGCACTCCTGGACAGAGGCTGGAGGCGATCTGGATGCTATTTGTACAAGCCTGAGATGGAGAAAACATGTTGCCCCTCTTATACGATCCGTCTTAAGGCCACTGACTTTGTTCCTTCCAAAGAACAAATCCGAGTATCAAAAAGAATGCAAAGGTATATTCATATTGACACAAAATATTTTCTGTGAGTCGTGTATTTCTCACAACTGAATTGCATATGGGTTTTATATCCAGCAACAATGTGCTAGAAAGTGTTCATATTTTGAGTGATGGATATTTGAATAATTATCTGCAAATCTACATGTTTACTTGAGAAACGAGGTTTGCATGTTGCACTCGGTATTAATGATTAATATCAACTAGAATAAgaattcataattttaatgattATGTGCATTCAACTCAAAAAATGAATATGTAGCAGTGCTTGCTGATCAAGATACTGATgccattatattttaaattcctCCGCCCCCTGGCTCTGTAGACATGAGGCGTGCCTATATTTTCCTTATAATGcgcacaaattttttttgatatgaaacaatattatattaatgaCCTGAAGGCTGTTAATTAGTGAACAAATGATCCATTAACTACAAAGTCTAAGCATGACCTACTCATATCAGCAATAGACAAAAGCTCAATCTCTTAATAATGTGCACTATTCACTTATGTTTtctccttcttttctttgttcCAAGGTTCTTCGTGTTGTATTACTTTTGGCCTTCAGATGTGTCATGTGACTCATGTCTGCCTGCTTATATGTACGATGCTGCCATTTACAATGCAAATATGAAGATTCTCCATTCTCAGAAATTATTAGAATGTATAACTACTGAGTGCTGGACATATTTTTTAGGTTTCTTGATGGCAAACTAGACGTGAAAAATTCAGCCGATTTAGCTGGTGAAACAGAAGCTTCTAAGGGATCCTGCCGTAGTGTACATATTTTAAATAAAGGTTCTGATGCAACTGATTCGATGGAAGTTGATTGTGAAGGTAAGGAGAAGGCCCACCAGTTTATACATTCCTTATCAAATGAGATTGATCGTGCGGTACAATTATGCGTGGAGAGTGGGGAGCTTTCCTCTGATTTCCAGTTGCCAAAGGCATCAGTCAAAAGAGTTGCTCCGGCCAAAAGAAAGTTGCAAGCAAACATGCTCGAAGATCTCATATTCTCCTGCAATATTTCCTTCCAGATTGCAGCTACTTTAAGACAAAAGAGGAAGGATGTTGAGGTTGTGAAGTCATCTGAACGTGGCTTGGGGGTAAACAGAGATTCACCTGAGCTCTCTCCCAAAACCATTGCGGAAATGTTGGTGAGCCATTTAAAGCAGCTGGCAGAATCTTTTGGTTTGTCCGTCAGAGCTTGTAATGGACATATCAATTTCTATTCCTCTACAGGACAAGTTtttttcgaggaagaaataGGAAGTGGTACAATGTCGAAAACACCTTCAACAGATGACAAGGTTAATGACAGGCATGCAAAGAAAAGCTGTGGAGCACCTCAGGGTCAAAGAGTGAGGTTTGAAATTCGGTTGAAAAGGTCTAGCTTTGATCATGAAGAATATTCTTTGTACAAAAAATATCAGCTTAGAGTCCATAATGATACCCTTGATCATGTCACTGAAAGTTCATACAAGAGATTTTTGGTTGATACCCCTTTGGTTCATGTTTCACTAAATGGTGATGATGCGGCACCTCCATGTGCTTTTGGTTCTTTCCATCAGCAGTATGTGTTAGATGGGAAACTAATTGCAGTCGGTGTCATTGACATACTCCCAAATTGTTTGTCGAGCAAATATTTGTTTTGGGAACCTGACCTTGCCTTTCTGTCCCTTGGTAAGTACTCCGCTTTAGAAGAAATCAGGTGGATTAATGAGAATCAAATTCATTGCCCAACTCTCCAGTATTATTATCTTGGTTATTACATCCACTCCTGCAGCAAGATGAGATACAAGGCTGCATATCGACCATCTGAGCTTCTATGCCCTCTTCGTTACCAGTAAGTATTGCCCAAGTAATGTGCAATAATTGAAAAATAACATCTATGCAGAACAAATGTGGCTATATCAAATATTGTGGTTTTATTCAGAACAGATAAAAATATTGTTAGATATGTACTATGTATATTAATCTCTGTGCATTTGTACTCCGGATGTCAGCTTGGTTAACTGAAGCCGAAGTTTAGTCTAGTATCTAAATCTTTTACTAGGCATTAACCACGATTATTTTTGTATTGCACATTAGTCTAGTATCTAAATCGCTCAGTAGGTATTGGctgtaaaatatattatttttgtattGCGCAATTTAGTATGATTTAAATTCTTACATGTGTATATGATATGGTAACCTTTGAACCGAACTTCAAATATCTTTCTGTTAAATGCATTTTTCaaatacatttatttatttagtatgtctattaataaaatctttttgggtttttttgtaTAGAAGTATAAATTAACGCAGACGTATACATAAGTGTGGTATATACCTGTTTattgatgaaattttgtatgTTATGAATATACATATacgtatgtatatatgtatattgcTGTAGAATTTGTCCAGAAATGGATTGGTGTAAAATGTAAACGATGCCTACCCCATTGCCGTCCATTGTAATATTAACATTTTTTCAAGTATACCCCTTGTTGCTCGTAAGGTGTGGTGAGATGCCTGAGTCCATGAATGACTGCTATACTCAGCTGGAACTGACCTATACTATGATGGCCCCACTGGGTTTTTATAGCATTGCAATTGTTGTTAGGATGAACTCATTTACGTAGCAAAGGTCTAGTATCTGCGTAATTGAGTATTGGAGAAGTGCCTAAATTGTTGATTGATGGAGATTCAGGCTACTACTGGCTTGAAAATGTATTTGGACATTTTAGTACTTATATATTGGCATTGGAGACTGAAAACTTTGAATGATCACCCATTGGGTAATATTTAGAAGTTCTATGTGACAGGCCATGTTAGCTTCTATTTCGGTCATTGTTTGTAACTTGAGCTATATGATGTTAGGTGGGTTCCGTATGATGTCGCAAAGCCGTTGCTTGATAGAAGAAAATATGTCTCGTTATCTGATTTTACTGGTTTACAAAATGAAGATTTGTTGCTGCCAAATGTTTTTGATAATGTCTTGGAAGAGCAACAAAATGACATCGTACAAGACACCTCAAGCGATGCTTTTCTAAACGAGGATGAGATGGCTGAAGGGGACTCAGAAGAAGATTCTGATGATGAAGCAAACTCAGAAGCTATTGGTGCAACCTCAGTGGAATCGGAAGATGCCGACCTCAGTGATTTGTTGATCGGATTGAGGGGAGTTCGTCTGAGATATGAGGTACATAAAATCTTGCAACACATGCAAGAGTTTACTTTTCTTCTTGTATGTTAATATCAGACAAACTAGAAGTTAAAATTTCATAGGAAACTTCAAGCAATATTTTGTTGGAAGGATTCCTAAGGAGGATGCTACTGCTTAATAGCGAAAAGTAGTGACCAACTGAGGAACAAGAAGGATGGTCACTTCCACTCAAATTAGAAACATTTTGCTTGCAGTTATTCTAAACGCAAGTCTCCAAGATAATAAATAACTTGATTAGAAACATTTGCTTGCAGTTTTTCTAAACGCAAGCCTCCaagagaaaataaataacttgcACAAATTTGCCTCCACATTTTGCTTGCAGTTTTTCTAAACGCAAGCCTCCAAGAGAAAGTAAATAACTTGCACAAATTTGCCTCCACCATTCACCTAAAAAAAATGTCACCATATCATGAAGGACCGCCAAGCCCTCTAAAACTTTTCCAATCTACTTTTGACGGCAAAAA comes from Henckelia pumila isolate YLH828 chromosome 4, ASM3356847v2, whole genome shotgun sequence and encodes:
- the LOC140862045 gene encoding arginyl-tRNA--protein transferase 1-like isoform X1, coding for MADAMTLRSEASTSGSGGNSGRGESVVVDAGRRKSTCGYCKSGARTSISHGLWAQSLTVDDYQALLDRGWRRSGCYLYKPEMEKTCCPSYTIRLKATDFVPSKEQIRVSKRMQRFLDGKLDVKNSADLAGETEASKGSCRSVHILNKGSDATDSMEVDCEGKEKAHQFIHSLSNEIDRAVQLCVESGELSSDFQLPKASVKRVAPAKRKLQANMLEDLIFSCNISFQIAATLRQKRKDVEVVKSSERGLGVNRDSPELSPKTIAEMLVSHLKQLAESFGLSVRACNGHINFYSSTGQVFFEEEIGSGTMSKTPSTDDKVNDRHAKKSCGAPQGQRVRFEIRLKRSSFDHEEYSLYKKYQLRVHNDTLDHVTESSYKRFLVDTPLVHVSLNGDDAAPPCAFGSFHQQYVLDGKLIAVGVIDILPNCLSSKYLFWEPDLAFLSLGKYSALEEIRWINENQIHCPTLQYYYLGYYIHSCSKMRYKAAYRPSELLCPLRYQWVPYDVAKPLLDRRKYVSLSDFTGLQNEDLLLPNVFDNVLEEQQNDIVQDTSSDAFLNEDEMAEGDSEEDSDDEANSEAIGATSVESEDADLSDLLIGLRGVRLRYENIRHAFDSSQRKLLEAQLQRYVRVVGTELSKQMVYSLG
- the LOC140862045 gene encoding arginyl-tRNA--protein transferase 1-like isoform X2; its protein translation is MEKTCCPSYTIRLKATDFVPSKEQIRVSKRMQRFLDGKLDVKNSADLAGETEASKGSCRSVHILNKGSDATDSMEVDCEGKEKAHQFIHSLSNEIDRAVQLCVESGELSSDFQLPKASVKRVAPAKRKLQANMLEDLIFSCNISFQIAATLRQKRKDVEVVKSSERGLGVNRDSPELSPKTIAEMLVSHLKQLAESFGLSVRACNGHINFYSSTGQVFFEEEIGSGTMSKTPSTDDKVNDRHAKKSCGAPQGQRVRFEIRLKRSSFDHEEYSLYKKYQLRVHNDTLDHVTESSYKRFLVDTPLVHVSLNGDDAAPPCAFGSFHQQYVLDGKLIAVGVIDILPNCLSSKYLFWEPDLAFLSLGKYSALEEIRWINENQIHCPTLQYYYLGYYIHSCSKMRYKAAYRPSELLCPLRYQWVPYDVAKPLLDRRKYVSLSDFTGLQNEDLLLPNVFDNVLEEQQNDIVQDTSSDAFLNEDEMAEGDSEEDSDDEANSEAIGATSVESEDADLSDLLIGLRGVRLRYENIRHAFDSSQRKLLEAQLQRYVRVVGTELSKQMVYSLG